A segment of the Methanothermococcus thermolithotrophicus DSM 2095 genome:
AGCCCTTTAAATACAGAACTATTTGCAATAACAACTCCTTTCATTCCCCATTTTTCTTTAAACGAAGGTATTTCTTTATTTTCAGAATGAAATGAAGTAGAATTAGAATCGTTTAATCCCTGACTTTCAGGATATTTACCTGCCCATTTTGTCAATAAAAAGTTTGCAGACTGTTTTTCTCTTCTTTTTCTTTTAATATTTACATCATGATTTTCAAGGATTTGATGGCATTTTAAAAGATACTTATTTAATGCTTCTGCTGTGCTTTTTGCCTTATCAAATTCTATTCTACTATTGCACAGTTCTTTAATGGGGAAAACTTTCATAACATGCCTGTTCCTATAAAATGGATCACTATCTGAAATTTTATCTGAAATCCATCCATTTTCTTCCTTTATTTTCAGAATAAAATGTACATCATAGGAATATTTTAACTCAAATTCATAACCATCTACAAAGTTTGGAATGGAATCCACTAATTTCTCAATCTCATCTATGGTAATATCTTTTGTTCGTCTATCAATAACACAAAGTCCATCTTCATCCTTTTTTACGAATCCAAACGTGGCCCTCAAATAAATACTGTTGTGATCCATTTCAACGTCTTCCCCTAGGGCTTCAATAACGCCCCTTCCGGGAAAGTCCTCTATATTGTAACCCCAAAGCAGGAAATGTGCCACTTCCGTTCCCAAAGGTACTCCTTCTTTATATGGGATCATAAGTCCGGTCATGGCTTTTTCTGATAATTTGTCCAAATTTGGAGTATTTGCATACTCAAGAGGAGTTTTATTATTCAATATACTGGA
Coding sequences within it:
- a CDS encoding alkaline phosphatase family protein, producing the protein MRAIVVLLDGLGDRPSSILNNKTPLEYANTPNLDKLSEKAMTGLMIPYKEGVPLGTEVAHFLLWGYNIEDFPGRGVIEALGEDVEMDHNSIYLRATFGFVKKDEDGLCVIDRRTKDITIDEIEKLVDSIPNFVDGYEFELKYSYDVHFILKIKEENGWISDKISDSDPFYRNRHVMKVFPIKELCNSRIEFDKAKSTAEALNKYLLKCHQILENHDVNIKRKRREKQSANFLLTKWAGKYPESQGLNDSNSTSFHSENKEIPSFKEKWGMKGVVIANSSVFKGLAKLLKMDYIAADSFEEAIKIGIDLKDYDFIHIHTKDIDESSHKKDPMKVVKVIEEIDSYLSPILDLKEDLVVITADHSTPSVGTLIHSGESVPIAIVGSNVRTDDVKRFNERECSKGHLRIFSNDLMNIILNYTDRALLHGLRSGNKIIRYIPDDDDVEHLK